A stretch of Zymoseptoria tritici IPO323 chromosome 1, whole genome shotgun sequence DNA encodes these proteins:
- the CYP-9 gene encoding putative P450 monooxygenase (P450 with unknown function), with the protein MGLDSRIFGTIDFKSLCVYALVGIVTFIVLALTGRPKQSSKKLPVPAQGWRPFVGMIRFFTDRQSFVLDNIAASHTGNFRFNIGRHNVVCLAGIDGRKAFFEHKNLDPEAGYAVLFNSAPPQPAKYVASRTGAKSSEFMGWFLLKIARFVHKDYLNEVLPKLLVDGRNQFERRISIKDDATYDTIDPFDQVYKIVYKLTIRTLGPSDIADDEKLTEQTLRLFEMIASSASAAKIVFPYLPTPGHVKRMYAGARLYALFRKLVRDRKKSGKRGSDTLQHFVDEGEDELKVMKFVFGAIFAGQVTTGVSAAWILVYLAVNPVWYRKIQDEVDQVLQKWDGAGSRHSPFEVFGQMRAEDWETSFPLLELCLKETIRFQVPTAAIRQNLGDVDLPIGNTGEIIPKDWFAVYLFDEAHFNPKIFAEPDKWDPSRFLEGRKEHLKEPHCFTAWGSGRHPCVGAKFAKLEVKVITACFVALYDYHAVGADGQRISHQPKAARANTLSPRPVEEVRLRYQARRASRD; encoded by the exons GATGGGCCTTGATAGCAGAATCTTCGGCACCATCGACTTCAAGTCTCTGTGTGTTTATGCACTCGTCGGCATTGTGACATTCATTGTCCTTGCTCTCACAGGAAGACCGAAGCAATCCTCCAAGAAGCTGCCAGTACCAGCTCAAGGATGGCGCCCGTTCGTTGGAATGATTCGATTCTTCACCGATCGTCAAAGCTTCGTTCTCGACAACATTGCGGCTTCGCACACTGGCAACTTCCGGTTCAACATAGGCCGACACAACGTCGTATGTCTCGCTGGGATCGACGGCCGCAAAGCGTTCTTTGAGCATAAGAACTTGGATCCGGAAGCTGG TTATGCCGTCCTATTCAACTCCGCGCCCCCTCAACCGGCAAAATACGTGGCCTCCCGGACAGGAGCAAAATCGTCCGAGTTCATGGGATGGTTCCTGCTCAAGATCGCCCGATTCGTGCACAAAGACTATCTCAATGAAGTGCTTCCCAAGCTCCTGGTAGATGGGCGCAATCAATTCGAGCGGCGGATATCTATCAAGGACGATGCCACATACGACACCATCGATCCGTTTGATCAAGTATACAAAATTGTCTACAAGTTGACTATTCGAACGCTGGGTCCTTCAGATATCGCTGACGACGAGAAATTGACCGAGCAAACACTGCGCCTTTTCGAGATGATTGCCAGCTCTGCTTCCGCGGCGAAGATTGTCTTCCCGTACCTTCCGACACCTGGGCACGTCAAGCGAATGTACGCCGGAGCCAGGCTCTACGCACTGTTTCGCAAGCTTGTCCGAGATCGCAAGAAGTCAGGGAAGCGTGGCTCGGATACCCTTCAACACTTCgttgatgaaggagaagatgagctGAAAGTGATGAAG TTCGTATTCGGCGCCATTTTCGCTGGACAGGTGACTACTGGGGTCAGCGCCGCCTGGATCTTGGTGTATCTCGCCGTCAATCCCGTATGGTATCGAAAGATCCAAGACGAGGTGGATCAAGTTTTACAGAAATGGGACGGAGCAGGCTCGAGGCATAGCCCGTTCGAAGTCTTCGGGCAGATGAGAGCAGAAGATTGGGAAACCTCATTTCCCCTGTTAGAGCTTTGCCTCAAAGAGACAATTCGCTTCCAAGTCCCTACAGCCGCCATCAGACAAAATCTGGGCGATGTCGATCTCCCAATTGGCAACACGGGCGAGATTATACCCAAAGACTGGTTTGCG GTTTATCTTTTCGACGAAGCGCACTTCAATCCAAAGATATTTGCCGAGCCCGATAAGTGGGATCCTTCGAGGTTTCTGGAAGGACGTAAAGAGCATCTGAAGGAGCCTCATTGCTTCACAGCGTGGGGCTCTGGTCGACATCCTTGTG TGGGAGCGAAG TTTGCAAAGCTGGAAGTGAAAGTTATTACGGCATGCTTCGTGGCGTTATACGACTATCATGCCGTAGGCGCGGATGGTCAGCGCATATCTCACCAACCTAAAGCAGCACGAGCGAACACTCTAAGCCCAAGACCGGTGGAAGAAGTCCGGCTTCGTTATCAAGCCCGCCGTGCTTCTCGAGATTGA